Below is a window of Camelina sativa cultivar DH55 chromosome 11, Cs, whole genome shotgun sequence DNA.
tttcttttggctcctgaattaaacaaacaaattaatctTCGTAATGTAATCATTTCAATTTGTTTCTATCTCCGTtaatttccatatataaatattccAACGGGGAcccaaactttattttcttttctcagcCTAccatcatctctctttctctgtctctctctctctctctcacagaaACGTttgaggagaaaacaaaacttggttGTAACTAGTTTACAAATGCAGACGAGTCGGttactctctttttcctctaaCTCTCCGAGTTTCGGCAGCTTCTCTNAGCTTGGATTGAGATTTTGATAGTGTGTGTTCAGAGGAACCctaaaaatctataaattagggttttatgcGGTGAAATTGACgaacaagaagagaaacaaaaactagTTATGATGTTTCTGAGAGAAGCTGAAGCTCTTCGAATGGTGTATGCTTTCAGTTTGTGATCTGAATAGACATCTATATTTCaagttgctgctgctgctgctaaattaatcaaaaacagTGACCTGAATAATTTTACCCCTATGAAGACATAGCACATAATTCTGGTGGGGGCCCATTTATACTAAGGCCAATAATGTGAACCAAAGGCccaactaaaacttttttttttttttgcccgcCCCTCAACTTAATTGGTATTATTTGAAACTACCAATAAGTTACGTACGATTGGCttaacattttttcttaatgTCCGATTTATCATAATTATTGTGGTCGGTAAAGCACTGTATTAATGTTTTGCATTCACATACTTATAAATCAATTGTATTTcaataattgataaaaattgGTGTTGATTAGAACAAAACTTTAGATGCGCGGTagtagaaagtagaaaccaGTTTTTATTATGAGACAACACATCACGACAACAAGTACAGCCTACAAGATTAACACAACAGTAAATGAACATGGAATCAACGGCTAATATATCTTTAATCATAAACCACATTTCCATAAACCTAAGTGTGTACATACATACGTCATTTTTGTGACATCATTTTAACAGTTGCATATTCCAATTTataacagaagaaaagaaaataactaaACAGATTAAGTTCACGCACTCGGTGATGTGATTGTCATTGTCTGATTAAACGTGACATCGAAGAAGATAAGTaacaacattttcttttctttccattgtatctactttttatatatataaatcccaAAGATATATTCTTGACCgatactagatttttttttttttttcttaagtggaagacttatcttattttattttccgttTGTCAAATGTCAaaccaagttcatggtttaTGTTCCTGAGTCCTGACCGATTAccaattctcaaaaatattagttttgaaGTTCATTACGCTCTCTTCTAGATtatgaataattaaattaaaataaagttagatttttcttttggctcctgaattaaacaaacaaattaatctTCGTAATGTAATCATTTCAATTTGTTTCTATCTCCGTtaatttccatatataaatattccAACGGGGAcccaaactttattttcttttctcagcCTAccatcatctctctttctctgtctctctctctctctctcacagaaACGTttgaggagaaaacaaaacttggttGTAACTAGTTTACAAATGCAGACGAGTCGGttactctctttttcctctaaCTCTCCGAGTTTCGGCAGCTTCTCTTCCACCGTTGACCTCGCCGCGATCGCCGCTCGAGTCGTCGAAGAATTCAGAGATCAAGAAGATACACCACAACCCTCCGACTCTCCCCGACGCaacgaagacgatgatgatgaatcagAATTCGCCTTCGACTGTCCGAGCCACGTGTGCTCCCAACCTCTCGTCACCGCCGACGAGATTTTCTTTAACGGTCAGATTCGTCCTCTGAACCCGTACGGTAGCAATGCTCCGGCGAAATATCAGCCGACGCCGCGTCGACGTAGACCGGCACTGAGGAAACTGATGAGCGAGGAATTACGAGATCCGATGGCGGCTTCGAATTCGTCGTCGGAAGCTGAAGAGGATCTAAACGGTGTTCCGCCGGAGACGTACTGTGTATGGACACCGCCGAAACAACCGAGTTCAggagaagatggtgatgatCTCAAAGGACTCTCGTCTTCTCCGTCACAGAGCAAGATCAAAAGCAACTCAGCTGGATTCTCGAAACGTTGGAAGCTGAGGAATCTTTTGTACGTTAGAAGCAGCAGCGAAGGGAACGAGAAGCTCGTGTTTCCGGCGCCGGTTAAGAAGAgcgatgagaaagaagaagaagaagaggaagaggaagcgTCGTCAAAGGTGGTGGCCGGAGAAGAAGGAAGGGAAAGGGAGGAGACGAAACGACAGACGACTTCGCCGTATAGGAAGGATATGATTGGAATATTAAGAAATGTCAATGGGCTAAGTCGTCATTTACGTCCTTTTTGATGCTGACGTGGCTCTCCTTAGACGCGGACTTTGGGTGGGCTtccgtttctttctttctttttctcacttacttttctctcttttttttcttttttttttttttttttttaattttaattttttctctcaacctttttcttttattagtttcCGAGAAAATCTTGAGTGTTGGGCGAGaaagtaaatatttattttataatgtgTCGGTTTTGGATTAGATTTGTATAAGTTTTTGGTGGTTTGATTATTGGAATGGAGACTAATGGCcttttattcaaataaaacttgTTGTTCATCGTCATTATGTTGAATTGTGTAAGTTTTTAAGTTACTTAAATTTATGTGAGTGTATGAATTTGGATAAGTGTTGTAatgtttagagtttagaaacaaagaaagttCTGTGGTCCATTAACGTGGGGAGTCTCTCTCTCGTATAcctttttgaagaaaaagatagaGATGGATTtgttaatttggatttttaagttttaggtgGATATTGTAGGATTGTTTGGTTTGCCTTGAGATCTTCTTGTTCAAAATTTTCCTATAAAGAGATTTGTGTTCACACCATTTGGTTGAGGTGACTTGAGTCACCCTAATTCCTAATCTACATTATAGAAATAGTGTATTCAGAAAAGATATATACTTAATTTAATAGTTAGTATTCGttgattcattcatcttttataaattcaaacttcATCCTTTGGTGTCTTGTCttgtttcaaaaatatgttCAGTGGAATCAGCAACAAATTCAAGTGAGTTGGATTACGAATCTGGAGATGTGTATACTggtaattttatttaataatttttattttattgtgatTAGTCAGTGAAATGACAAATTGAAATGGGACTAGCTAGAGTAAAACGTACGGTGCAACTGTTCCTATCATATAGTAATGTCACAGATCAGAACCAATCGATTTTATTGTCCGATTTCATTACACAATAAAGCATCAAAAATAAACGTCTTATCAGCCaaattaattaaggtttttttttcgttcAGTATTAGCAACAGTTATTGCTTAAtatgaaatctaaaatacaatctAAAGTAGTATTATTATAAGCTACAAGTTGTACATCATAACACTAGACAAATCAggttaaattatgaaaaagaatGACTTGCAAGTTACGATTAATGATAACTTAGAAACCTTTTTTATCATAAACCGACCAATTCTTTTCCTAGTAAGTTTATCTCAAAAACATAATAACTACAAAATAATGAGTCGACAAAATCAAAATTGTTGTTGGTTCGAAATAGCTTTTGCCAAACAATCAATTAAATCTAGTGTGAAGGTGTTTCATATATGACTTACAAGTTAAAATTGTTCCTAATGATTTTAGCGGTGGGAGTAGGTTGGTTTACAAGATTGCATTCTCTGTCTTTATCCCTACTCTAATATGAATACGATCCATGCctaatttttcaaaatccaagTTTTATTTCATGTAAGCGTATTTGGCaatattttaatcaatcaaTATCTCAAAACAATTTTGTGGTTTCCATTTATTTAATGAATAACCGAGGTGCCAATTCCCAAGCAACAAGGCAAAAAAGTAGCACAAGGTGATGATGCTGCAAACTATCTCTACTCATGAAGCCGAGAGGCTTCTCAAGAAACAGATGAGGACGACAACAGGAGACGGAAACTCTACCGATGAAGCCTCGGAGGCTTTTCAAGAAACCTAAATAGGCATTTGTTTTTACCATTCTAggttttttaactttaaacGGAAGGCTTTGGTAAAAATGGTTTCAATTATTGGTTTGGCTTGTTCGGATCACAGATACATTAGTTTACAGTTTTACACAATTCATAATCCTCCCAAAAGAGCTATTAAGTACTAACCCATTCTCTACACTAATCTTGTTCccgcattttttttttcaaaacacttCACTAATGTTCTTCCAACAACCAATTTGTCAGGCATGAACTGGCCTCacaccagaagaagaaagctgCACAATCGCCGCGTATTCACGTGCCCACGAGTCATAGTGAACAATCTCTTCAAGAGAAGGTGATGTTACCAACTCGTTACGATGTTTATCGCAAGTTAATTCC
It encodes the following:
- the LOC104726877 gene encoding uncharacterized protein LOC104726877; the protein is MQTSRLLSFSSNSPSFGSFSSTVDLAAIAARVVEEFRDQEDTPQPSDSPRRNEDDDDESEFAFDCPSHVCSQPLVTADEIFFNGQIRPLNPYGSNAPAKYQPTPRRRRPALRKLMSEELRDPMAASNSSSEAEEDLNGVPPETYCVWTPPKQPSSGEDGDDLKGLSSSPSQSKIKSNSAGFSKRWKLRNLLYVRSSSEGNEKLVFPAPVKKSDEKEEEEEEEEASSKVVAGEEGREREETKRQTTSPYRKDMIGILRNVNGLSRHLRPF